The sequence CAGCAATTAAACAACTGTCTATTTTAAAAAACAGACAAAACAATCAAGACGCACCTACGAGCCAGTACATAAAGTACTGACCCGTAAACGTCACTCAAAATAGACGTCAGCAATCGACGCTTTTAGCGATGCTTTTGGCAACGCTTATTTAAGCTCTACTGAAGCACCAGCTTCTTCAAGCTGTTTCTTAGCCTCTTCAGCATCATCCTTTGAAACGCCTTCTTTAATAGTAGAAGGTGCGCCTTCTACCATTTCTTTCGCTTCTTTCAAACCTAAACTAGTGATAGCACGAACGGCTTTAATGACAGCCACTTTGGCAGAACCAAAGCTTGTCATCACAACATCAAACTCAGTTTGCTCAACAGCAGCGCCACCAGCATCGCCCGCAGCAGCAGGTGCAGCAGCCACCGCAGCAGCCGCAGAAACACCGAATTTTTCTTCCATTTCTGAAATCAGATCAACGATTTCCATTACAGTCATGTTTGAAATTGCTTCTAAAATATCTTCTTTACTGACAGCCATTAGATTTAGCTCCTAAAATAAATAGTTAAGTTATTGCCTGGCCTGATAAATAACAGGCAACAGACCATTAAGATTTTGAATCGCGTACAGCCGCCACAGTGCGAACAAACTTCGCTACAGGCTCATTAGCAGTACGAACAAGTTTCTCGATTGGCGCTCTCATCACAGCCATAAACAATGCAATTGCCTCATCACGAGACGGCATGCTTGCCAATGCCTTGATATCTTCTGGCTGTAATAGTTTGCCAGCTAACGCGACAATCTTAACCTTAAGGTTGTCATGCTCTTTTGCGAAATCATGGATCAATTTTGCCCCTGAAGAGGCTTCTTCTAAAGAAAAAGCCAGCAACAGCGGCCCAACCAATGATTCCGTCATACAAGCATAATCAGTTTCTTTCAACGCTCGCCGCGCCAACGTGTTTTTAACGACACGCAGCTTGACGCCAGTGGCGCGCGCCTGTGCACGCAACTGAGTCATTTCGTCGACCGTAAGACCTCGATACTCAGCAGCAATAGCTGACTGTGCGCTCGACGCCACATCACTCACTTCAGCGACAATAGCTTTTTTGTCTTGCAACGTTAACAACTGTTCACCTCCTACACCTTGCGATGAAACGTAAACAACACGCTCATCACTTCACAATGCGAGCCTAAACTCGCCCCTTACGGTGGCCGTCAGCAGACCCATCTATTCCAGGACTGTCCGGGGCATCACGCCGTCTGCGCAGGCCAAGTGCTATCGCACTCAATTAGACCTCTTGCGGCCATTAGATCTATCGTGGCCACTCAACGCACCTGCGGTCTTCGACGGGTATCGGCTTTACTGCTCCGATAGCCCACCAAATCAAAAAAAATACAAACCGTAGCTTAACTACAGCGAAAAACCAGTAAAAACTAAATAGAAAGTGTCGAAGTATCGATTGTCAACCCTGGCCCCATCGTCGAAGATACGGTCACTTTCTTCATATAGATGCCTTTGGCAGTTGCAGGCTTGGCTTTCACCAAGTCAGCAATCAGCGCATCTAGATTGGTTTTAAGTGCATCAACATCAAAGCTTATACGGCCAATAGTTGAATGAATAATACCGGCCTTGTCAGCACGATAACGTACTTGACCTGCCTTGGCATTTCTCACGGCACCGGCAACATCGGGACTCACTGTGCCCACTTTAGGGTTAGGCATTAATCCGCGTGGGCCTAAAATCTGCCCCAGCTGACCAACGATACGCATGGCGTCAGGTGACGCGATAACCACGTCAAAATCAAAATTACCTTTTTTAACTTGCTCGGCAAGGTCTTCAAAACCGACAATATCAGCGCCAGCTTCTTTAGCAGCATCAGCATTAGCACCCTGAGCAAACACGGCAACCTTCACTTGCTTGCCCGTGCCTTTAGGCAACACGGTGGCACCACGCACAACCTGATCAGATTTGCGTGGGTCAATACCCAAATTGACGCTAATATCAACAGACTCGTCAAATTTGACTGTCGATAACTCTTTAATCATTGCTAGCGCTTCGGCAATTGGATAACGCTTATCTGCATCTACTTTTTCACCAATGGCCTTTGCTCGCTTGGTTACCGCCATGATTAAACACCCTCCGTCGTAATGCCCATACTGCGCGCACTACCGGCAATAGTACGCACTGCAGCATCAAGATCAGCCGCGGTAAGATCTGGCTCTTTCGTCTTGGCAATTTCTTCTAACTGCGCACGCGTAACGTTACCCACCTTGTCGGTATGAGGCGTTTTACTGCCGGAAGTGATGCCCGCTGCCTTCTTCAATAAGATTGAGGCCGGCGGAGTCTTGGTGATGTAGGTAAAACTACGGTCACTGTAGACGGTAATTACAACAGGAATAGGCAGCCCCGGTTCCATGCTTTGTGTCTGCGCATTAAAGGTCTTGCAGAATTCCATAATATTGACCCCATGCTGACCTAATGCGGGACCAACCGGCGGACTTGGATTGGCCTGACCGGCCTTGACCTGCAATTTAATGTAGGCCTCGATTTTCTTTGCCATGCTTTATTTCCTCTTTAGTGGGTACAAACGCCTTTCGGCTCCCCATGTCGAAGGCAAACCCTTCGACTCTTGTCAATCTTTAACTAGCAAACCTCTAACTCCGCCATAATCGACCGCCTTGAATCAAATATCTTCAATTCAGCCAGCCCGAACTCAAATCAGAGACTCCTTAGCCTTTTTCAACCTGA comes from Gammaproteobacteria bacterium and encodes:
- the rplL gene encoding 50S ribosomal protein L7/L12; amino-acid sequence: MAVSKEDILEAISNMTVMEIVDLISEMEEKFGVSAAAAVAAAPAAAGDAGGAAVEQTEFDVVMTSFGSAKVAVIKAVRAITSLGLKEAKEMVEGAPSTIKEGVSKDDAEEAKKQLEEAGASVELK
- the rplJ gene encoding 50S ribosomal protein L10 → MLTLQDKKAIVAEVSDVASSAQSAIAAEYRGLTVDEMTQLRAQARATGVKLRVVKNTLARRALKETDYACMTESLVGPLLLAFSLEEASSGAKLIHDFAKEHDNLKVKIVALAGKLLQPEDIKALASMPSRDEAIALFMAVMRAPIEKLVRTANEPVAKFVRTVAAVRDSKS
- the rplA gene encoding 50S ribosomal protein L1 produces the protein MMAVTKRAKAIGEKVDADKRYPIAEALAMIKELSTVKFDESVDISVNLGIDPRKSDQVVRGATVLPKGTGKQVKVAVFAQGANADAAKEAGADIVGFEDLAEQVKKGNFDFDVVIASPDAMRIVGQLGQILGPRGLMPNPKVGTVSPDVAGAVRNAKAGQVRYRADKAGIIHSTIGRISFDVDALKTNLDALIADLVKAKPATAKGIYMKKVTVSSTMGPGLTIDTSTLSI
- the rplK gene encoding 50S ribosomal protein L11; translation: MAKKIEAYIKLQVKAGQANPSPPVGPALGQHGVNIMEFCKTFNAQTQSMEPGLPIPVVITVYSDRSFTYITKTPPASILLKKAAGITSGSKTPHTDKVGNVTRAQLEEIAKTKEPDLTAADLDAAVRTIAGSARSMGITTEGV